GTTACTTCTGATCGCTATCCTCTACGCGTTGCATACGATCACGTTGAACATTGGCACGCAACACACGACTGCCGCTCGTTCAACCATTTTTTTCAGTCTCTATCCGCTTTTTACCGTTCTGTTTGGACACTTCTGGCTTCCAAATGATCGACTCACTGCGCCGAAAACATTGGGAATTATTACTGCGTTCAGTGGTGTCTTTCTCGCCATTATGCCGAATCTGCAAGGTCTTTCTACCGGATACCTCATCGGTGATCTAATCGTAATCCTCAGTGCCTGTTTCTTAGGGCTCCGCATTACATTGACAAAGGTATTCGTTCAGGACATTTACCCGTACCGTTTGCTCATCTGGCTGTTAGGTTTAAACATTCCGTGCTTTTACGTTCTCAGTTACATTTTTGAAGGAGAAAAACCGATTGAATGGACGCTGGCGAGCAGTGCTGGGCTGATCTATCAGGGATGGATTATCACAGGTTTCTGCTTTTTAGCGTTGACATGGGCACTAAGAAAATACAAGGCGAGTAAATTGGTTGTCTTTTCTTTTCTGATGCCGCTGTCGGGTGTTCTGTTTAGCCACCTGTTTTTAGGCGATGAACTGACCTTCGGCTTGTTGGTAGGCACTGGATTGGTAGCAATGGGAATCTATCTTGTGAATAGGCAGCGTTAGTCCA
Above is a window of Candidatus Poribacteria bacterium DNA encoding:
- a CDS encoding DMT family transporter; translated protein: MINKDKYGILSKNQYSLHRFLAHRHLYTTAHNKYTTKSQLGSTFRDSFTFMLEKEFRNEDPSGKIIAFMLLIVSLIGGGAFAVKLGLQGFPPLKMALFRCILGVIFVGGAGFYYGMSMRMRFEEFRRLLLIAILYALHTITLNIGTQHTTAARSTIFFSLYPLFTVLFGHFWLPNDRLTAPKTLGIITAFSGVFLAIMPNLQGLSTGYLIGDLIVILSACFLGLRITLTKVFVQDIYPYRLLIWLLGLNIPCFYVLSYIFEGEKPIEWTLASSAGLIYQGWIITGFCFLALTWALRKYKASKLVVFSFLMPLSGVLFSHLFLGDELTFGLLVGTGLVAMGIYLVNRQR